NNNNNNNNNNNNNNNNNNNNNNNNNNNNNNNNNNNNNNNNNNNNNNNNNNNNNNNNNNNNNNNNNNNNNNNNNNNNNNNNNNNNNNNNNNNNNNNNNNNNNNNNNNNNNNNNNNNNNNNNNNNNNNNNNNNNNNNNNNNNNNNNNNNNNNNNNNNNNNNNNNNNNNNNNNNNNNNNNNNNNNNNNNNNNNNNNNNNNNNNNNNNNNNNNNNNNNNNNNNNNNNNNNNNNNNNNNNNNNNNNNNNNNNNNNNNNNNNNNNNNNNNNNNNNNNNNNNNNNNNNNNNNNNNNNNNNNNNNNNNNNNNNNNNNNNNNNNNNNNNNNNNNNNNNNNNNNNNNNNNNNNNNNNNNNNNNNNNNNNNNNNNNNNNNNNNNNNNNNNNNNNNNNNNNNNNNNNNNNNNNNNNNNNNNNNNNNNNNNNNNNNNNNNNNNNNNNNNNNNNNNNNNNNNNNNNNNNNNNNNNNNNNNNNNNNNNNNNNNNNNNNNNNNNNNNNNNNNNNNNNNNNNNNNNNNNNNNNNNNNNNNNNNNNNNNNNNNNNNNNNNNNNNNNNNNNNNNNNNNNNNNNNNNNNNNNNNNNNNNNNNNNNNNNNNNNNNNtattattattattattattattattattattattattattattattattattattattattattattattattatacttctACATATTACGCATTACTATTGTTGCTAtcaatatactactactattacctacgactaataataataataataacaataataataataacaatattttagTAAAAATCTTAGCTTATaacgttttattaataatattttgataaCGATAATTTAATAACATTCATTAAAAAGCGTATAGTACTATTACTGCCCTTTATAACATTttattaataacgttttaataacttTAATCCAATCGTATACTATTACTATTGTccttaataatgttttaataacgttaatttaatatactactactactgtccttaataacgttttattaataacgttaatttaataacgttttaataacgttttattaaaactataattttattattagtattagtatagtttcatctttaatttaatatttaaataaattatatttagatatattatataacttaaattcgccctctactttataatatatatagatactcACGCGATTTTTTCctatgaggctgacccacctaattaagaAATCTTCATTAtcgctctttttccgcaatgacaaacgAAATTAGATACCATTTTCATCAatgagctgaaaataatgaaaaaataatagggaaaagtcatttaaatttataaaaaggaATTGGTAAGGGCATAATAGtcatttaaacattttttttctGTTGGGGGCTCAAATTTTAAGCGTGAAGCACTCAAATTTACATTCACACACGCATTTTGTCACATAGGATAGAAGCGtttatttgttcagattttgtaTAGTTAACGgacatatttgtgcactgtcaaagtttaaggtcaatgttataatttagtgtcaagtttaggataatatttatgtattatgccataattaaaacttgagtcactacaattttattttgaaacttttatgtcATCCTTAATTCATTGTCCCCAGTTTCCATACCTTTGTTGAATGTTGGTTCTTACGCAAAGTTATCCAGTGAGGTGGGTAGCGACGAGTTGGTCTGAATATCTTCCAGCACATAAGATACTAATAGAAAAGGGGTCAAAGTTTTAACAAATGGTGCGTGGTTAGTTTCTACGGAAGGCAAGTCAATATCTATATATGATCAAAAAGATTATTAGTCATAGAAGTGCATATGCAAACTAATACTCTGGTAAAATGATTTTTCGGTGAGCAATCTACGCAAATGCCAAGTAAGATTACTGCTTCCCAACAACAACACAACATCAGAACTACAGGCCAAGATTTTGGAAAATTCTTCTGCCCTGATAGGATGCTGGAAATAAGCCTTTTAAATAGATACTCGTATTTTGCATTTCTACACCAACCAAATCAATGGTGGTTCGTGAATGTCTGGGGTGTGGGAAAAGGAAACCGTTAAATGTGATATATTATCAATAACTTAAAACATTTCTGAGCACGAATTTAGAACTTGGCATATAGTTACAGTGACATTTGATTCAACTAGAGGAACTACAAATTTGCTAATTATGAGCTGCAGTAGTGGAGGTCTAATTTATCAATTGGCCAGTCCTTCGGATGCTAAATAGGAAAGTTGAATGCTGTATGCATCTTTGAGCTCAGTTAATACTTCTGCAATACTCGGCCTCCGCAATGCATCCCTCTCCACTGATCTTGAAGCGATTAAAGCTGCTTTTCTCATGCTTTCTGTATCAAATGTTCCTTTTATGCTCTCATCTACTATCTCAAATGCACCAGCCTGTAAGTACGGCTTTGCCTGAAATTCACAATTAGTTTACAACATACGAGTATTACTGGAAGTCAATAAAATGCTTTTCTCTAATCTTTGCAGTGTAGAACATTTTAAGAGTTTTTTACCCATAGGATTAAATTGAAGGAATCTGGAGACCCCGAGTGGCTAAGTGGTTCTCGGCCACAAATAAGTTCAAGCAAAACGACTCCGAAACTGTATATGTCACTCTTTTCTGTGAGCTGTCGAGTGGAATAATATCTGTGGGCAAGTAGTAAGAGAGGTTCAGGCTATGAAGTACCAAATATTAAACTGGACATGGATAATAAACGATTTGAACCTTACTCGGGGTCAAGATAGCCAGCAGTGCCTTTGACAACAGTGCTAACATGAGTTGCATCTGATTGAGTTACTTGCTTAGAAAGGCCAAAATCAGATACCTTAGCATTCATGTCAGCATCTNNNNNNNNNNNNNNNNNNNNNNNNNNNNNNNNNNNNNNNNNNNNNNNNNNNNNNNNNNNNNNNNNNNNNNNNNNNNNNNNNNNNNNNNNNNNNNNNNNNNNNNNNNNNNNNNNNNNNNNNNNNNNNNNNNNNNNNNNNNNNNNNNNNNNNNNNNNNNNNNNNNNNNNNNNNNNNNNNNNNNNNNNNNNNNNNNNNNNNNNNNNNNNNNNNNNNNNNNNNNNNNNNNNNNNNNNNNNNNNNNNNNNNNNNNNNNNNNNNNNNNNNNNNNNNNNNNNNNNNNNNNNNNNNNNNNNNNNNNNNNNNNNNNNNNNNNNNNNNNNNNNNNNNNNNNNNNNNNNNNNNNNNNNNNNNNNNNNNNNNNNNNNNNNNNNNNNNNNNNNNNNNNNNNNNNNNNNNNNNNNNNNNNNNNNNNNNNNNNNNNNNNNNNNNNNNNNNNNNNNNNNNNNNNNNNNNNNNNNNNNNNNNNNNNNNNNNNNNNNNNNNNNNNNNNNNNNNNNNNNNNNNNNNNNNNNNNNNNNNNNNNNNNNNNNNNNNNNNNNNNNNNNNNNNNNNNNNNNNNNNNNNNNNNNNNNNNNNNNNNNNNNNNNNNNNNNNNNNNNNNNNNNNNNNNNNNNNNNNNNNNNNNNNNNNNNNNNNNNNNNNNNNNNNNNNNNNNNNNNNNNNNNNNNNNNNNNNNNNNNNNNNNNNNNNNNNNNNNNNNNNNNNNNNNNNNNNNNNNNNNNNNNNNNNNNNNNNNNNNNNNNNNNNNNNNNNNNNNNNNNNNNNNNNNNNNNNNNNNNNNNNNNNNNNNNNNNNNNNNNNNNNNNNNNNNNNNNNNNNNNNNNNNNNNNNNNNNNNNNNNNNNNNNNNNNNNNNNNNNNNNNNNNNNNNNNNNNNNNNNNNNNNNNNNNNNNNNNNNNNNNNNNNNNNNNNNNNNNNNNNNNNNNNNNNNNNNNNNNNNNNNNNNNNNNNNNNNNNNNNNNNNNNNNNNNNNNNNNNNNNNNNNNNNNNNNNNNNNNNNNNNNNNNNNNNNNNNNNNNNNNNNNNNNNNNNNNNNNNNNNNNNNNNNNNNNNNNNNNNNNNNNNNNNNNNNNNNNNNNNNNNNNNNNNNNNNNNNNNNNNNNNNNNNNNNNNNNNNNNNNNNNNNNNNNNNNNNNNNNNNNNNNNNNNNNNNNNNNNNNNNNNNNNNNNNNNNNNNNNNNNNNNNNNNNNNNNNNNNNNNNNNNNNNNNNNNNNNNNNNNNNNNNNNNNNNNNNNNNNNNNNNNNNNNNNNNNNNNNNNNNNNNNNNNNNNNNNNNNNNNNNNNNNNNNNNNNNNNNNNNNNNNNNNNNNNNNNNNNNNNNNNNNNNNNNNNNNNNNNNNNNNNNNNNNNNNNNNNNNNNNNNNNNNNNNNNNNNNNNNNNNNNNNNNNNNNNNNNNNNNNNNNNNNNNNNNNNNNNNNNNNNNNNNNNNNNNNNNNNNNNNNNNNNNNNNNNNNNNNNNNNNNNNNNNNNNNNNNNNNNNNNNNNNNNNNNNNNNNNNNNNNNNNNNNNNNNNNNNNNNNNNNNNNNNNNNNNNNNNNNNNNNNNNNNNNNNNNNNNNNNNNNNNNNNNNNNNNNNNNNNNNNNNNNNNNNNNNNNNNNNNNNNNNNNNNNNNNNNNNNNNNNNNNNNNNNNNNNNNNNNNNNNNNNNNNNNNNNNNNNNNNNNNNNNNNNNNNNNNNNNNNNNNNNNNNNNNNNNNNNNNNNNNNNNNNNNNNNNNNNNNNNNNNNNNNNNNNNNNNNNNNNNNNNNNNNNNNNNNNNNNNNNNNNNNNNNNNNNNNNNNNNNNNNNNNNNNNNNNNNNNNNNNNNNNNNNNNNNNNNNNNNNNNNNNNNNNNNNNNNNNNNNNNNNNNNNNNNNNNNNNNNNNNNNNNNNNNNNNNNNNNNNNNNNNNNNNNNNNNNNNNNNNNNNNNNNNNNNNNNNNNNNNNNNNNNNNNNNNNNNNNNNNNNNNNNNNNNNNNNNNNNNNNNNNNNNNNNNNNNNNNNNNNNNNNNNNNNNNNNNNNNNNNNNNNNNNNNNNNNNNNNNNNNNNNNNNNNNNNNNNNNNNNNNNNNNNNNNNNNNNNNNNNNNNNNNNNNNNNNNNNNNNNNNNNNNNNNNNNNNNNNNNNNNNNNNNNNNNNNNNNNNNNNNNNNNNNNNNNNNNNNNNNNNNNNNNNNNNNNNNNNNNNNNNNNNNNNNNNNNNNNNNNNNNNNNNNNNNNNNNNNNNNNNNNNNNNNNNNNNNNNNNNNNNNNNNNNNNNNNNNNNNNNNNNNNNNNNNNNNNNNNNNNNNNNNNNNNNNNNNNNNNNNNNNNNNNNNNNNNNNNNNNNNNNNNNNNNNNNNNNNNNNNNNNNNNNNNNNNNNNNNNNNNNNNNNNNNNNNNNNNNNNNNNNNNNNNNNNNNNNNNNNNNNNNNNNNNNNNNNNNNNNNNNNNNNNNNNNNNNNNNNNNNNNNNNNNNNNNNNNNNNNNNNNNNNNNNNNNNNNNNNNNNNNNNNNNNNNNNNNNNNNNNNNNNNNNNNNNNNNNNNNNNNNNNNNNNNNNNNNNNNNNNNNNNNNNNNNNNNNNNNNNNNNNNNNNNNNNNNNNNNNNNNNNNNNNNNNNNNNNNNNNNNNNNNNNNNNNNNNNNNNNNNNNNNNNNNNNNNNNNNNNNNNNNNNNNNNNNNNNNNNNNNNNNNNNNNNNNNNNNNNNNNNNNNNNNNNNNNNNNNNNNNNNNNNNNNNNNNNNNNNNNNNNNNNNNNNNNNNNNNNNNNNNNNNNNNNNNNNNNNNNNNNNNNNNNNNNNNNNNNNNNNNNNNNNNNNNNNNNNNNNNNNNNNNNNNNNNNNNNNNNNNNNNNNNNNNNNNNNNNNNNNNNNNNNNNNNNNNNNNNNNNNNNNNNNNNNNNNNNNNNNNNNNNNNNNNNNNNNNNNNNNNNNNNNNNNNNNNNNNNNNNNNNNNNNNNNNNNNNNNNNNNNNNNNNNNNNNNNNNNNNNNNNNNNNNNNNNNNNNNNNNNNNNNNNNNNNNNNNNNNNNNNNNNNNNNcatattctcaaatcactttggggaaggtcaaaagaccaaaacaatgatgttaaaacatttaatacatgaatatatacatagattcaaaaaccccattctaaaatatgatttttctatgcccatgagaatttaggaaaactccgcgtacctctatttcggaaaataatgggtgcttcttgaagcctgtggattggggattccgaatctcttatcaattttgaaaattcacggttgaatcttgatttatttgggtttttagtttgaaaccctggggagtgttcttgagaatttttagatgaatgtggatgtattttggagaattggggactgaatttcgtgtttatgactgaataagggtgggaaaaggaccattttgccccaaaaatggagtgtttaagtcacttgaaaccataagatatgcgccacatatgatatcgcatatatttacatacgcgccgcatatgatatcgcttatatttacataggcgccgcatatgatatcgcctatatttacataggctccgcatatgatatcgtctatatttacataggcgccgcatatgctatcgcatatgctttccattggccatgtgcgattggttaggcgacgcattctactttgaaaggccataacttcttgctcgggtgccggattttagtaaaattggtatcgttggaaagctaactcgaaaatctattattttacacatagtaagatctctaattcgatatatacaaagaTTCATGATCAATAGAAGTTGACATAAATTATAACGTCagcttaaacttaatcgatcgaagtagttttcaactcgtccttgggtcaaaggacctctatgatctaaattcaaacttgaatggattcacatactacgcaaagAATTAACATACCATATTGGCATAGAATTTATGGCTTCGgaattatcaacgcatcagaatcatggtctatattgtagcccgaaatgcggggtgttacaccaaTAATAAGTTCGCCTCCACCTTTGTAAATTTCATAATTTCCACCGCCATCATTAATACAAACACTAAAATCTTTTAACACCAACAGTAGTTTTATCTCCATTTTCATCAATTCCACAACACCATTATCGATGCCTACTGTGTTAATTAGAAATTGAGCCACAAAAatcttacaaaaataaatttgtaatgAAATTAAAGAGTATGGTAGGACATTGAAATGATGgtgagaaatgaaaataaatggTTATTAGCAATTAGGCTTCTTATGGAGTTAGCTAGGTACCTCCGGCAAGCTCTCCTTCTcacaaaaaaattgaattcaagtaaaaaaaaatagtattttttgttctttattctgaTGGAATGAAAAAGATGGAAATGGGAATGGTGATGGAGGAAGAGGAATGGAGGAGGTGACATGGTAGTTGTGAAGAAAGGAGATGGTggaacaagaacaaaaaataagtaaaaataataaataaattatgactTGGACAATTAttaatctatttttttccttctcccGAGAGCTTGGAAGAGTGAAAACACTCTCCTTGTTAAAGGGTATATTAAATTTACTTGAAACGGAtttagggggtaaataattatatataaagtttgagtgttaaagtaagttacgaggacaagtttagggggattttttatgtcttttctctttaacAAAAGATGATGATGAACTCAAGTTTggctaattttcttattttaattttttttaagaaaaatgatatataaatatatatatcactgAAGTATTGCATAAGGGGTTATCGTTTGCTTTCAGTATGTGGAGAGAAATAGTTTGGATTGACTCATGTGCGGAttactaaaaattgaaataatatgtCGATTAAAATTGCCCTAAATAATTTCACTAAATCTTAGCTAATGAAACAGCTACGATACTAATAAAGGTAAGCACTCATATATTGTTTGCATTGTGAACTTCAAAAGATtgctttttcctattttattcaaaatcaaaacacattattatattttttgtagaaTCACATATATAAATACtctataatttttaaattctcAACTCTAGTAATTAAATGATACAAAATAAAGAAGGatattaaacaataaaaataaaatatcatatttagtgtgATTTTATAAGTACaatctgaaaaaaaataaaaataaatattgataatataaattaaacattTATATCTATCTAACGTTATGACTCATTTGAAATTTTGCAGACAAAATTTTTAACACTACCGTTTGCTCCGACCGACTGTTTGCATCTCATAATTGCCTCTACAGTATCTGTGCTGATGATTTCCTTTGTATTTTTCAAGTCAAATCAATAATAAACACATAAGTGATATTTTCCTTACTAACAGAGGAATATgaagaaatataaaatttagaaTGTTTGTTATCATTATTTTAGCAAGAATTAAGAGGTAATATAAATGTTGAAGACTTCTTCATGTTTAAGCATTGCCGGCTCAACCTCTTTAGGAAAAAGACAACCGCCTAAGGTCTCCAAATTTGAGGGGCCACATTTTTCTAACAAtaatagattatgatttttataaaaaattattaaatactatttgtacaaaaaataaacttcttatgtaaaagtaaaaaattatagaagaatttgatgtatttaaagtatgtctcaagaaagattaaatgcattagttatattaaccaaaaaaaaaatattagaagaaatcaactataatatttacAACTTTGCATCTTAggatttaaaatataaactttataaaagaaatttaatttttttaaaagactttcattttattttcgCCTTAGACCACCGATTTGCTTGAGCCGACCCTATGTTTAAGACattagtgaaatttttaaatcCTTTCTACATTCTAAACTTTATGTTGAGAAGATTTAACTTTAACATAAAAAGTACATAATGTAACGGAAAAAACATTTAAAGAACATATAAAAGAGTGAAAGGAATTAGTAAAGTAAAGAAGTTTTGGAAAGAAATAATATCAACACTAATTTCACTCCTTCTTGTTAGGTTTATTGTGTTATTTGATAGcttcttaattttttccttttttcgttattttttaaaactattttactCTTGTCTGATTGATTTTCATTTTCTCCTAAGTTTATGGAATAATATCtcctttcaaatcacaaaatagaCTTTTAGTTATTCTCCTcttaatttgatatgaattctaaaaataaatagattGATTCTTTCTccaaataattcttcttaccatttAACACTTTCATTACTCTTCCTATAAATTCCtcaattaaaatagattttttttctcaatatatAACATCTCGTAGGAGAAATTATATTGCAACATATTGTTCAAAAActtttaatcttgagagaaatatttatcacataatttttttttattttcaccaaTTGTTCAGTACTCACATCAGAACCTGATTAGTCCAAATTCATGTTGGGTGTGGCTCGTTCTAGGACAGTGCTCCCTATCAATTTTATCTAGATCTTAAATCGAAACCTATCTACTACACAACATTCTTTGATGGTTACAACCTTTTTCATTGCTAACAAATTTTTTAGGACCATGAAATAGTGTTTAGTATGGAGtattacatataaataaaataaataatccagtACAAAATATTTCTAGATCAAACCTGACTCAACACTGTAGCTAAGTCCCGATTCAGCTTTCATCTTCATCGTCTTTGAAAGGATCTTGGTGTTTTCAGAGACACCACGGTTGCTCACAATGCAGACTATCatctcaatttatatgctaaaaaTTTAATAGCTTTGGAGAATGAAAGGTTTTGAtctcttcatttttcattcaattaaatgtgtattaattttaaaaaaaaagaaatgaataatAAAGAATGCAAAGAAGCATTATTGATAATGTGGAAATAGCAACttttttttggagattttttaacataaaacagcaaaataaatttaaaaatttgagaaaatagataaatagaaaTACTGATCATAGAGAGTGCCACatcagcatatatatatatatatatatatatatatatatatatatatatatattgatttgaattttatttatcataattattttcatttttcataaaagaaaCATAAAACTCTTCTATATTTGGTTAACttcttttttggaggaaaaatTTTGGACCTCTACAAATAGAAAACCCCATCTTCTCATACCAACaacacaatagtatccacaatgtagtcaataagagagtcttgtttagggagagattttctcttTAATAGTTTTTCTATAGTTTGCAAACTATCAGCTTCCGCATGACGCACcatcaatttcaaacccaacaaatGATATCAGAGTCTACGATTCAAAGGTCCAATAGTTTGATGAAACGATATTAAAgacaggttcaaagcggtttcaaatcaagatgcaaccaatttgatgataatgaaaatttttgttcaactacatgtggagaagaagTTTCAGCCATATTTTTAACATTCTTGctgcatttttaaaaataaaaataaaatataaatttttaattcatttttaattatagtattttaaactttatttttaaccatgacaagcagcaatgatgaagattatgtgaaaAATCAAGATCATACAGCTGAAGAAAAAAGATCAAATaattatgtcaagaaaatcaagcaaaaaaataGAGATTCGTTAGGGTTTTTGTACTCATTTTCTCACCAAATTTGAGtttatttttgttgaaagaaaaataaaagtaataccataattacttttatttttcctaaataaaaaatataaaactatttcatatttgattaacctctttcttggaggaaaggttttgggcCTCTCTAACTAGAACACCTCTCTTTTCATATAAccaacacaatagcatccacaatatagtcattAAAATAatcttgtttagggggagattttctctctaattggttttatgctttttttatagagataatacccaattaccctcctgaactatacccaaaaaggttatgCAATACCTCAATTTAAAGGGGTCCTTTGccccctaaactaattaaaagtggaaTTTTTACTCCTTTAGTTCCCATgtggcacatacatggcacacgcgtggcacacacgtgtgcctacgtgaaCACTTAGTGTGTTGTGCCATGTAAGTGCCACTTATGTGTCACACAGGCACTAAGGAGGTGGAAATTTCACTTTTAGTTAGTtcaggaggtaataggaccccctttaagttaaGGTGTGGCATAACtcttttgggtatagttcagggggctaattgggtattttctcctttttatattatgttttcatatatAGGTCAATTGGTCAAATTAGATATAATCATGCTTTTAGTATATCTTTTTTTTGTTATCTGATTTATCGCAtttatgatttttctattattaatcTTCACATGATGcactctcaatttcgaacccaacaagaaTAATACATTAGTTGGAGAATGAGTTAATGATCtcttatataaatttaaataattcatttttcttttaaaaaaattagtttatgaaattaaaatagaCCCAAAAAAATAGCTTATGAAATTAAGTTACACCCAAAAGTCATATCTTACCTAGAGCCATCAAAATAGGCTTAGCGGCCCTTGAGACCGACCCAATGCAACCTGCTATTTAGGTAGGGTTGAGTTATGATTTTTGAACCTATTTAAAAATGGGGCTTATAAGCCCAGCCAAGTCTGCTCACTAGCTCTTGAGGCTTGACTGAGGCTAGGTTGGGCCAGCCCGTAGACTAAAAgactattaaattaaaattaaaaatatatgaatattgtgaAAGAAAAAGTAATAACTAGAAATAGTAGTTACTGAATAAGTTTGATATCCTACATAATATTTAACATATTAAGTGTTAAATCTTAATCACCAAGTATAGATGTTTCATTTATTGTTTTtaatcaaatcaatcttaaaattaaaagaaaaacgtTAGCAGaaggaattaaaaatataaattgtgatTAGTCAATAAATTCTAGCTAGTATCTTACACAACATTTTACTCATTTAACATTAAATCGTTAATACTAAAATTTCTAACCCTAAATATAAAAATTGCAGTCATCATGAGGTATTCAAACATGTGTTACAACTACATAAAATGATAGCACAACATTACCCAAATtcaaagtgataatatttttatgtaaattttaaatattattaa
Above is a window of Capsicum annuum cultivar UCD-10X-F1 unplaced genomic scaffold, UCD10Xv1.1 ctg2103, whole genome shotgun sequence DNA encoding:
- the LOC124890623 gene encoding probable LRR receptor-like serine/threonine-protein kinase At5g48740, with the translated sequence MNAKVSDFGLSKQVTQSDATHVSTVVKGTAGYLDPEYYSTRQLTEKSDIYSFGVVLLELICGREPLSHSGSPDSFNLILWAKPYLQAGAFEIVDESIKGTFDTESMRKAALIASRSVERDALRRPSIAEVLTELKDAYSIQLSYLASEGLAN